The following coding sequences lie in one Komagataeibacter sucrofermentans DSM 15973 genomic window:
- a CDS encoding DUF2946 domain-containing protein produces MDQARHPFMHDMPVIRWVMVLCACLGLWGQLLVESRSLPGELPRGTIMRLTGIDIAPVTMRADRHATPPHHHMVMADEPAPHQHGDTAPHGHDHAEGCPLCPLLHLPALALVVLPFLPMPPMTWAAHRHEPRQPRAPPPTPLGLPPACGPPSIS; encoded by the coding sequence ATGGACCAAGCCCGCCACCCCTTCATGCATGACATGCCTGTGATCCGCTGGGTCATGGTGCTGTGCGCGTGTCTGGGGCTGTGGGGTCAGTTGCTGGTTGAAAGCCGCAGCCTGCCCGGCGAACTGCCGCGCGGCACCATCATGCGGCTGACGGGAATCGATATTGCTCCCGTCACCATGCGAGCGGACCGGCACGCCACGCCGCCGCATCACCACATGGTGATGGCGGATGAACCCGCCCCCCATCAGCATGGCGATACGGCCCCGCACGGCCACGACCATGCCGAAGGCTGCCCGCTCTGCCCGCTCCTGCACCTGCCCGCCCTTGCGCTGGTGGTTCTGCCCTTCCTGCCCATGCCACCCATGACATGGGCCGCCCACCGGCATGAACCCCGCCAGCCCCGCGCGCCCCCTCCCACTCCGCTGGGGCTGCCCCCGGCCTGCGGGCCACCTTCCATCTCCTGA